A window of the Hordeum vulgare subsp. vulgare chromosome 5H, MorexV3_pseudomolecules_assembly, whole genome shotgun sequence genome harbors these coding sequences:
- the LOC123399901 gene encoding proteasome subunit beta type-4-like — protein sequence MDGSHSHAAGGGEGTQRTLNPYVTGNSVIAMKYKDGVIMACDTGASYGSTLRYKSVERIKEVGKHSLIGGSGEFSDFQEILRYLDELTLNDHMWDDGNSLGPKEIHAYLTRVMYNRRNKFDPLWNSLVLGGVKKGPKGDEKYLGMVNMIGTHFEENHIATGFGNHMAIPILRGEWREDMTFEEAVKLIEKCLLVLLYRDRSSINKFQIAKITTEGSTIYPPYALKTNWGFAAFENPSKGAVGTW from the exons ATGGACGGATCTCACTCCCACGCGGCCGGAGGCGGCGAGGGGACGCAGAGGACGCT GAACCCCTATGTGACTGGTAACTCAGTGATTGCAATGAAATACAAGGATGGTGTGATCATGGCGTGTGACACTGGAG CCTCCTATGGGTCAACTCTGCGGTACAAGAGCGTGGAGCGTATCAAGGAGGTCGGTAAGCATAGTCTTATTGGAGGGAGTGGGGAGTTCAGTGATTTCCAGGAGATTTTGCGCTATCTGGATGAATTGAC TCTGAATGATCATATGTGGGATGATGGGAACTCATTGGGCCCCAAGGAAATCCACGCCTACCTGACACGAGTGATGTACAACCGGCGCAATAAGTTTGACCCCCTGTGGAACTCACTGGTGCTTGGTGGAGTGAAAAAGGGCCCAAAGGGTGATGAGAAATATCTTGGCATG GTAAACATGATTGGTACACACTTTGAGGAGAACCACATTGCCACTGGATTTGGGAATCATATGGCAATCCCAATACTTCGCGGTGAATGGCGCGAGGACATGACTTTTGAAGAAGCTGTCAAGCTGATTGAGAAATGTCTGCTGGTCCTGCTGTACCGTGACCGGTCATCCATCAACAAATTCCAG ATTGCCAAGATCACGACTGAGGGATCGACCATCTACCCGCCGTATGCCCTCAAGACCAACTGGGGCTTTGCCGCCTTTGAGAACCCGTCCAAGGGTGCTGTAGGAACATGGTAG
- the LOC123399904 gene encoding uncharacterized protein LOC123399904 isoform X1, producing MEVAVEAGAYEEMLRVVEGCASRIRWRIRPHSKRRLLNDITFLCTGLRPVILMDYGGTMPQLQENLCSLLHHARQEASMLNPLRVVVMKDMLYLIHVQLLAEHASPHARSQHQLAFVDLEKSCCELLVNTEENETMVELLSIQDCFSAAFPLEAGVEPGTTNQKSRLTERATDVECAGISIPDTTSLVVDLSAFLEGTRIALPSLNGWLLGYPVTYLFRNESGEAATQNLSKHSLHIYRIYVVRNRQSDAKQSEEELLSFSVPCGISVKRDEEPWAKSFLVRMNRKLERCSHIWAAVRLEIEVFQSQSGVIVL from the exons atggaggTGGCGGTGGAGGCGGGGGCGTACGAGGAGATGCTGCGGGTGGTAGAGGGCTGCGCTTCCCGCATCCGGTGGCGCATCCGGCCCCATTCCAAGCGGCGCCTCCTCAACG ATATCACGTTCCTCTGCACCGGGTTGCGGCCTGTGATACTGATGGACTACGGCGGCACGATGCCTCAGCTACAGGAGAATCTCTGCAGCCTGCTGCACCATGCTCGGCAG GAAGCAAGCATGTTGAATCCACTAAGGGTGGTGGTTATGAAAGATATGCTCTACTTGATTCACGTACAACTACTTGCTGAACATGCGTCACCACATGCGAGGTCACAGCACCAGCTAGCTTTTGTGGACCTAGAGAAAAGCTGTTGCGAA CTGCTTGTAAACACAGAAGAGAATGAAACCATGGTGGAGCTTTTATCGATCCAAGATTGTTTTTCAGCTGCATTCCCTCTTGAAGCAGGTGTAGAGCCTGGAACAACAAATCAGAAGTCAAGACTTACAGAGAGAGCAACTGATGTGGAGTGCGCTGGCATCAGCATTCCCGACACTACCTCACTGGTTGTTGATCTGAGTGCCTTCCTAGAGGGTACCCGAATTGCACTGCCTTCTCTGAATGG GTGGCTTTTGGGTTATCCTGTGACATATTTGTTTCGCAACGAAAGTGGTGAGGCGGCCACACAGAATCTCTCCAAGCACTCTCTTCATATATATAGGATATATGTGGTCAG AAATCGCCAGTCCGATGCCAAACAATCAGAAGAGGAACTGTTGAG TTTTTCAGTTCCGTGTGGCATTAGCGTGAAACGGGACGAAGAACCGTGGGCCAAGTCATTTCTAGTTCGCATGAACAGGAAGCTCGAACGATGCAGCCACATCTGGGCAGCAGTGCGGTTGGAGATCGAGGTCTTCCAAAGCCAGTCGGGGGTCATTGTTCTGTAG
- the LOC123399904 gene encoding uncharacterized protein LOC123399904 isoform X2 — protein MGRLIGDLRNNCAEGLYLYITFLCTGLRPVILMDYGGTMPQLQENLCSLLHHARQEASMLNPLRVVVMKDMLYLIHVQLLAEHASPHARSQHQLAFVDLEKSCCELLVNTEENETMVELLSIQDCFSAAFPLEAGVEPGTTNQKSRLTERATDVECAGISIPDTTSLVVDLSAFLEGTRIALPSLNGWLLGYPVTYLFRNESGEAATQNLSKHSLHIYRIYVVRNRQSDAKQSEEELLSFSVPCGISVKRDEEPWAKSFLVRMNRKLERCSHIWAAVRLEIEVFQSQSGVIVL, from the exons ATGGGCAGATTGATCGGGGACCTAAGGAATAATTGTGCAGAAGGACTAtacttat ATATCACGTTCCTCTGCACCGGGTTGCGGCCTGTGATACTGATGGACTACGGCGGCACGATGCCTCAGCTACAGGAGAATCTCTGCAGCCTGCTGCACCATGCTCGGCAG GAAGCAAGCATGTTGAATCCACTAAGGGTGGTGGTTATGAAAGATATGCTCTACTTGATTCACGTACAACTACTTGCTGAACATGCGTCACCACATGCGAGGTCACAGCACCAGCTAGCTTTTGTGGACCTAGAGAAAAGCTGTTGCGAA CTGCTTGTAAACACAGAAGAGAATGAAACCATGGTGGAGCTTTTATCGATCCAAGATTGTTTTTCAGCTGCATTCCCTCTTGAAGCAGGTGTAGAGCCTGGAACAACAAATCAGAAGTCAAGACTTACAGAGAGAGCAACTGATGTGGAGTGCGCTGGCATCAGCATTCCCGACACTACCTCACTGGTTGTTGATCTGAGTGCCTTCCTAGAGGGTACCCGAATTGCACTGCCTTCTCTGAATGG GTGGCTTTTGGGTTATCCTGTGACATATTTGTTTCGCAACGAAAGTGGTGAGGCGGCCACACAGAATCTCTCCAAGCACTCTCTTCATATATATAGGATATATGTGGTCAG AAATCGCCAGTCCGATGCCAAACAATCAGAAGAGGAACTGTTGAG TTTTTCAGTTCCGTGTGGCATTAGCGTGAAACGGGACGAAGAACCGTGGGCCAAGTCATTTCTAGTTCGCATGAACAGGAAGCTCGAACGATGCAGCCACATCTGGGCAGCAGTGCGGTTGGAGATCGAGGTCTTCCAAAGCCAGTCGGGGGTCATTGTTCTGTAG
- the LOC123399905 gene encoding uncharacterized protein LOC123399905 isoform X2, which yields MELSISMGGSAAGTSLVNLKMVNHKCTRGLGRQLQFLHDVPSSVCLMILHNKCSKRISHKVCRALQELSPVQCTENPTQAPIAFKDFHVSVLTEEDGVIEIRVTISSKMTDSVFEKVLSKHIAAAQPLPGFRRLKGGKTPNVPKEVALHLIGPSKVKKTAIKKIINGAVAEYVEKENLDASKNLKVLQSYEELEAAFEPGKEFCFDAAVHLTGS from the exons ATGGAGTTATCCATTTCCATGGGAGGCTCTGCCGCAGGAACGAGCCTCGTGAATCTCAAG ATGGTGAATCACAAATGCACCAGGGGCCTTGGACGTCAACTTCAGTTTTTGCATGACGTACCTTCTTCGGTGTGCCTGATGATACTTCACAACAAATGTTCAAAACG AATCAGCCATAAAGTTTGCAGAGCGCTTCAGGAATTATCTCCAGTACAAT GTACAGAAAATCCCACGCAGGCGCCAATAGCCTTTAAAGATTTTCATGTGTCTGTGCTTACTGAAGAAGATGGAGTGATAGAG ATACGAGTAACTATTAGCAGTAAAATGACGGATTCTGTCTTTGAGAAAGTCTTATCAAAGCATATTGCCGCAGCACAACCACTTCCAGGATTTCGGCGACTGAAAGGAG GGAAAACTCCAAAT GTACCAAAAGAAGTCGCTCTGCACTTGATTGGAccatcaaaagtgaagaaaacagCCATCAAGAAAATCATCAATGGCGCAGTCGCTGAATATGTTGAGAAG GAGAACCTCGACGCATCGAAGAACCTGAAGGTTCTGCAAAGCTACGAGGAGCTCGAGGCCGCGTTCGAGCCTGGAAAAGAATTCTGCTTTGACGCTGCTGTCCATCTAACAGGAAGCTGA
- the LOC123399905 gene encoding trigger factor-like isoform X1, translated as MELSISMGGSAAGTSLVNLKMVNHKCTRGLGRQLQFLHDVPSSVCLMILHNKCSKRISHKVCRALQELSPVQCTENPTQAPIAFKDFHVSVLTEEDGVIETQIRVTISSKMTDSVFEKVLSKHIAAAQPLPGFRRLKGGKTPNVPKEVALHLIGPSKVKKTAIKKIINGAVAEYVEKENLDASKNLKVLQSYEELEAAFEPGKEFCFDAAVHLTGS; from the exons ATGGAGTTATCCATTTCCATGGGAGGCTCTGCCGCAGGAACGAGCCTCGTGAATCTCAAG ATGGTGAATCACAAATGCACCAGGGGCCTTGGACGTCAACTTCAGTTTTTGCATGACGTACCTTCTTCGGTGTGCCTGATGATACTTCACAACAAATGTTCAAAACG AATCAGCCATAAAGTTTGCAGAGCGCTTCAGGAATTATCTCCAGTACAAT GTACAGAAAATCCCACGCAGGCGCCAATAGCCTTTAAAGATTTTCATGTGTCTGTGCTTACTGAAGAAGATGGAGTGATAGAG ACACAGATACGAGTAACTATTAGCAGTAAAATGACGGATTCTGTCTTTGAGAAAGTCTTATCAAAGCATATTGCCGCAGCACAACCACTTCCAGGATTTCGGCGACTGAAAGGAG GGAAAACTCCAAAT GTACCAAAAGAAGTCGCTCTGCACTTGATTGGAccatcaaaagtgaagaaaacagCCATCAAGAAAATCATCAATGGCGCAGTCGCTGAATATGTTGAGAAG GAGAACCTCGACGCATCGAAGAACCTGAAGGTTCTGCAAAGCTACGAGGAGCTCGAGGCCGCGTTCGAGCCTGGAAAAGAATTCTGCTTTGACGCTGCTGTCCATCTAACAGGAAGCTGA
- the LOC123399905 gene encoding trigger factor-like isoform X3 encodes MELSISMGGSAAGTSLVNLKMVNHKCTRGLGRQLQFLHDVPSSVCLMILHNKCSKRHKVCRALQELSPVQCTENPTQAPIAFKDFHVSVLTEEDGVIETQIRVTISSKMTDSVFEKVLSKHIAAAQPLPGFRRLKGGKTPNVPKEVALHLIGPSKVKKTAIKKIINGAVAEYVEKENLDASKNLKVLQSYEELEAAFEPGKEFCFDAAVHLTGS; translated from the exons ATGGAGTTATCCATTTCCATGGGAGGCTCTGCCGCAGGAACGAGCCTCGTGAATCTCAAG ATGGTGAATCACAAATGCACCAGGGGCCTTGGACGTCAACTTCAGTTTTTGCATGACGTACCTTCTTCGGTGTGCCTGATGATACTTCACAACAAATGTTCAAAACG CCATAAAGTTTGCAGAGCGCTTCAGGAATTATCTCCAGTACAAT GTACAGAAAATCCCACGCAGGCGCCAATAGCCTTTAAAGATTTTCATGTGTCTGTGCTTACTGAAGAAGATGGAGTGATAGAG ACACAGATACGAGTAACTATTAGCAGTAAAATGACGGATTCTGTCTTTGAGAAAGTCTTATCAAAGCATATTGCCGCAGCACAACCACTTCCAGGATTTCGGCGACTGAAAGGAG GGAAAACTCCAAAT GTACCAAAAGAAGTCGCTCTGCACTTGATTGGAccatcaaaagtgaagaaaacagCCATCAAGAAAATCATCAATGGCGCAGTCGCTGAATATGTTGAGAAG GAGAACCTCGACGCATCGAAGAACCTGAAGGTTCTGCAAAGCTACGAGGAGCTCGAGGCCGCGTTCGAGCCTGGAAAAGAATTCTGCTTTGACGCTGCTGTCCATCTAACAGGAAGCTGA